One window of Cucurbita pepo subsp. pepo cultivar mu-cu-16 chromosome LG19, ASM280686v2, whole genome shotgun sequence genomic DNA carries:
- the LOC111781356 gene encoding uncharacterized protein LOC111781356 — MGPQFWFKKGSQVLHKYLKKEWPTLLAIPISNKRDKFLTPNSICSSMGHQGNVPILQWIRWKSRVISSAEVPKSMFILCKMIVDMSYAWNVYQLSALKTWPSYTTKAEKEERFSAKQLILFAPFNLKSLIQ, encoded by the exons ATGGGGCCGCAATTTTGGTTCAAGAAAGGCAGCCAGGTACTCCACAAATATTTAAAG AAAGAATGGCCTACTCTCCTGGCGATCCCAATCTCCAACAAACGAGACAAATTTCTTACTCCCAACAGCATATGTAGCAGCATGGGTCATCAAGGCAATG TTCCAATATTGCAGTGGATAAGATGGAAGTCTAGAGTGATTTCTTCGGCAGAGGTTCCAAAATCCATGTTCATCTTGTGCAAGATGATAGTCGACATGTCCTACGCCTGGAATGTCTATCAGTTGAG TGCACTGAAAACTTGGCCATCTTACACCACAAaagctgaaaaagaagaaagattttCTGCAAAGCAATTGATTCTATTTGCTCCCTTCAATTTAAAAAGTCTTATACAGTGA